CGACGTCGTCTTCGAACACGACGATCACACCTACAAGCGGACGCACCTGCTCGAAGGCGGCGAGCAGGCCGATGACGGCGTCCTCTACGTCGGCGACGGAGCCTGGGGCAAGGGCGGTCGGGAGGCGGCCTCGACCGAAGAGCGACCCTACCTTGCGGTGAGCAAGAGCAAGCGACACGTGATTCGGACCACGTTCGCCCCGGATGGCACTCGGCAGTACCGGGCGGTCGATCCCGACGGCGAGACGATCGATCGCTTCGACGGGAATGGGCAACCGGTGGCCGAGAATTGAGAGTCGCGGCCAAGCCGAGGGTTCTTTGATTCGTGAGGGCGTCCCTTCTCGGTATGGACGCGGCACTCGGAGCGCCTCAGAAGATGCGCGAGCGGGCCGAGGACCTGACGCCGATGATGGCCCAGTACTTCGAGTTGACCGACCGCTACGACGACTCGCTGGTACTCTTTCAGGTGGGCGACTTCTACGAAGCCTTCTGCGAGGCAGCCGAGCGCGTCGCCCGGCTCTGTGAGATCACGCTCACCAAACGCGAGGACTCGACCGGCGAGTACCCGATGGCGGGCATCCCCATCGACAACGCCGAGAGCTACGTCGAAACGCTGCTCGATGCGGGCTACCGGGTCGCCATCGCCGATCAGGTCGAGGATCCAGACGAGGTCTCCGGCGTCGTCGAGCGGGCTGTCACGCGGATCATCACACCTGGAACGCTGACCGAAGACGAACTGCTGGGCGGGGCGGACAACAACTACGTCGCGGCACTCGCTGTAGAGAATGGGCGATACGGCCTCGCCCTGCTCGACGTCTCGACAGGTGACTGCTACGCGACCGGCAGCGACTCGCTGTCGACCATCGAAGACGAGATCAGCCGGTTCGGTCCCGCCGAGGCGATCGTCGGCCCGGAGATGTCACCAGATACCTTCGACGGAAATTGCATGGTGACGCCCTACGACGAGACTGTCTTCGAGCACGAGCGGGCCAGTGATCTCGTCGGCGAGTACTTCGGTCCCCCGGAGCGACTACTGGCCAGCGACGTCGAGGTCAGGGCCTGCGGCGCGCTGCTGGACTACGCCGAGTACACCCGCGGTGGAGCCGGCGTCGGTGAGGACGGCCAGCTGGACTATCTCAATCACCTCACGCGGTACGACCCGCGGGAGTACATGGTGCTCGACGCCGTCGCGCTCGACAGCCTGGAGGTGTTCGACCGCCGCGCCGTCAGGAGTCCCGAGGGGCTGACGCTCGTCGAAGCACTCGACGAGACCGCCTGTGCGCTCGGCCGCCGAAAACTGACCGATTGGCTGCGCCGACCCCTGCTCGAACGCGACCGCATCGAGCGGCGACACGAAGCCGTCGGCGAACTCCACGGCGACGTCCAGACTCGTGAGCGCCTCCACGACCGACTGCGTGAGGTATACGATATCGAACGGCTGATCTCGCGCGTCTCGCGCGGCCGGGCCAACGCCCGCGACGTCAACTCGCTGGGCGCGACGCTGTCGGTCGTCCCCGACGTTCGCGAGCAGTTGGCCGACGCCGACAGCGCGCAACTCCAGTCGTTGCACGATCGACTGGACGACCTGCCCGAAATCAGGAGGCTGATCGACGACGCCATCGCCGAGGACCCGCCGCCGGAACTCACTGAAGGCGGGATCGTCGCCGCGGGCTACGACGAGACGCTGGACGAGCTTCGAGCGACCGAACGCTCGGGGAAAGACTGGATCGACGACCTCGAAGCCAGGGAGCGCGAGCGGACCGGCATCGACTCGCTGAAGGTCGGCCACACCGCCGTCCACGGCTACTACATCGAAGTGACCGACGCCAACCTCGATCGCGTCCCTGAGGACTACCAGCGCCGCCAGACCCTCAAGAACAGCGAGCGCTACTACACGCCCGAACTGAAAGAGCGCGAAGACGAGATCATCCGGGCCGAACAGCGCGCCGACGACCGTGAGTACGACCTGTTCGTCGACGTTCGCAACGAGATCGCCGCCGAGTCCGAGCGCGTGCAAGACCTCGCAGACGCGCTGGCCGAACTCGACGTGCTCGTCTCGTTTG
The Halapricum salinum genome window above contains:
- the mutS gene encoding DNA mismatch repair protein MutS, which produces MDAALGAPQKMRERAEDLTPMMAQYFELTDRYDDSLVLFQVGDFYEAFCEAAERVARLCEITLTKREDSTGEYPMAGIPIDNAESYVETLLDAGYRVAIADQVEDPDEVSGVVERAVTRIITPGTLTEDELLGGADNNYVAALAVENGRYGLALLDVSTGDCYATGSDSLSTIEDEISRFGPAEAIVGPEMSPDTFDGNCMVTPYDETVFEHERASDLVGEYFGPPERLLASDVEVRACGALLDYAEYTRGGAGVGEDGQLDYLNHLTRYDPREYMVLDAVALDSLEVFDRRAVRSPEGLTLVEALDETACALGRRKLTDWLRRPLLERDRIERRHEAVGELHGDVQTRERLHDRLREVYDIERLISRVSRGRANARDVNSLGATLSVVPDVREQLADADSAQLQSLHDRLDDLPEIRRLIDDAIAEDPPPELTEGGIVAAGYDETLDELRATERSGKDWIDDLEARERERTGIDSLKVGHTAVHGYYIEVTDANLDRVPEDYQRRQTLKNSERYYTPELKEREDEIIRAEQRADDREYDLFVDVRNEIAAESERVQDLADALAELDVLVSFATVAAEFDYTKPEIADEGIDIEGGRHPVVERTEDSFVPNGAHFDDEQRFAIVTGPNMSGKSTYMRQIALVSLLAQAGSFVPAERASLRIVDRVFTRVGASDDIAGGRSTFMIEMTELAEILDHATEQSLILLDEVGRGTSTTDGLAIAQAVTEYVHDEIGATTLFATHHHDLTAAADDLPSVFNLHFRTTREDGQVVFEHAVAPGAAEASYGVEVAGVAGVPDAVVDRAADLLAEETAASDASVDPGTNGHEVTPAVHNGAGSDTETDIRAALREVSIAETTPLEALQTLADLKSRVED